A section of the Camelus dromedarius isolate mCamDro1 chromosome 14, mCamDro1.pat, whole genome shotgun sequence genome encodes:
- the LDLRAD1 gene encoding low-density lipoprotein receptor class A domain-containing protein 1 isoform X2: protein MLRARRLDLGAGSWELGARAGGAGDMNKVFPQVDGNGNAAAGTEALPAGEADCSPLCCSHRGAFLSAFLLLLLATLAALIALVAILGPPPRTPGAQACVTLMNRTGFLCHDRRSCVPASRVCDGVRTCAHGEDEEEALCRDVPHSLPSFLVERCGDPASWIYSDQKCDGINNCGDCSDELSPVSTCPLCSPGWWRCPSTVFRYCSCIPRSLCQDHVQHCSDWSDEYSCPGP, encoded by the exons ATGCTCAGAGCCCGGAGACTAgacctgggagctgggagctgggagctgggagctagAGCCGGAGGAGCCGGAGACATGAACAAGGTCTTCCCTCAG GTGGATGGCAATGGCAATGCTGCTGCTGGAACCGAAGCCCTCCCTGCAGGGGAAG CAGACTGCAGCCCTCTCTGCTGCTCACACCGAGGAGCCTTCCTCTCAgccttcctgctgctcctgctggcaACTCTTGCAGCCCTGATTGCCCTGGTCGCCATCCTTGGACCCCCACCACGCACGCCAG GGGCCCAGGCCTGTGTGACACTGATGAACAGGACAGGCTTCCTGTGCCATGACCGGAGGAGCTGCGTCCCGGCCAGCAGGGTCTGTGACGGCGTCCGCACCTGTGCCCACGgcgaggacgaggaggaggccTTGTGCC GAGATGTGCCCCATAGCCTCCCCAGCTTCCTCGTGGAGCGCTGTGGAGACCCCGCATCCTGGATCTACTCCGACCAAAAGTGTGATGGGATCAACAACTGCGGGGACTGCTCAGACGAACTGAGCCCAG TGAGTACGTGCCCGCTCTGCAGCCCTGGGTGGTGGCGTTGCCCCTCGACTGTCTTCAGATATTGCAGCTGTATTCCAAGGAGCCTCTGCCAGGATCACGTGCAGCACTGCTCTGATTGGTCCGACGAATATTCCTGTCCTGGACCCTGA
- the LDLRAD1 gene encoding low-density lipoprotein receptor class A domain-containing protein 1 isoform X1 codes for MLRARRLDLGAGSWELGARAGGAGDMNKVFPQVDGNGNAAAGTEALPAGEGDVPHSLPSFLVERCGDPASWIYSDQKCDGINNCGDCSDELSPVSTCPLCSPGWWRCPSTVFRYCSCIPRSLCQDHVQHCSDWSDEYSCPGP; via the exons ATGCTCAGAGCCCGGAGACTAgacctgggagctgggagctgggagctgggagctagAGCCGGAGGAGCCGGAGACATGAACAAGGTCTTCCCTCAG GTGGATGGCAATGGCAATGCTGCTGCTGGAACCGAAGCCCTCCCTGCAGGGGAAG GAGATGTGCCCCATAGCCTCCCCAGCTTCCTCGTGGAGCGCTGTGGAGACCCCGCATCCTGGATCTACTCCGACCAAAAGTGTGATGGGATCAACAACTGCGGGGACTGCTCAGACGAACTGAGCCCAG TGAGTACGTGCCCGCTCTGCAGCCCTGGGTGGTGGCGTTGCCCCTCGACTGTCTTCAGATATTGCAGCTGTATTCCAAGGAGCCTCTGCCAGGATCACGTGCAGCACTGCTCTGATTGGTCCGACGAATATTCCTGTCCTGGACCCTGA